One stretch of Oncorhynchus clarkii lewisi isolate Uvic-CL-2024 chromosome 1, UVic_Ocla_1.0, whole genome shotgun sequence DNA includes these proteins:
- the LOC139415935 gene encoding cleavage and polyadenylation specificity factor subunit 5 — MSVVPPNRPSTGWPRRGLNQFENKYISPPSKPVTLERAINLYPLTNYTFGTKEPLYEKDSSVAARFQRMREEFEKVGMRRAVEGVLIVHEHRLPHVLLLQLGTTFFKLPGGELNAGEDEVDGLKRLMTEILGRQDGVKQDWVIDDSIGNWWRPNFEPPQYPYIPAHITKPKEHKKLFLVQLQEKALFAVPKNYKLVAAPLFELYDNAPGYGPIISSLPQLLSRFNFIYN, encoded by the exons ATGTCGGTTGTACCTCCCAACCGACCTTCAACCGGTTGGCCACGCCGTGGACTGAACCAGTTCGAAAACAAATACATCAGCCCGCCTTCCAAACCTGTCACGCTGGAGAGAGCCATCAACTT ATATCCCCTCACGAATTACACGTTTGGCACAAAGGAACCTCTCTACGAGAAGGATAGCTCGGTAGCGGCTCGGTTCCAGAGGATGCGCGAGGAGTTCGAAAAAGTAGGCATGAGGCGGGCAGTGGAGGGTGTTCTGATCGTACACGAGCACAGGCTACCACACGTTCTACTGCTGCAGTTGGGGACAACCTTTTTCAAACT TCCTGGTGGAGAATTGAATGCAGGGGAGGACGAAGTGGATGGACTGAAGCGATTGATGACAGAG ATCCTGGGGCGTCAGGACGGAGTGAAGCAGGACTGGGTGATCGATGACTCTATTGGAAACTGGTGGAGACCCAACTTTGAGCCCCCACAG TACCCCTACATCCCAGCACACATTACCAAACCCAAAGAGCACAAGAAGCTCTTTTTGGTTCAGTTGCAGGAAAAAG CACTGTTTGCAGTGCCCAAGAACTATAAGCTGGTGGCTGCCCCTCTCTTTGAGCTGTATGACAATGCCCCAGGCTATGGGCCAATCATATCCAGTCTCCCACAACTGCTGAGTAG GTTCAACTTCATATACAATTAA